The DNA window TCGTTCCGCCGGTATAGCTCCACGCACGCCGACCGTCTGATCTTGCCGCTGGTGGTGATCGGAATCGAACCGGGTGCCACCATGACCAGATCCACGACCCGCAGGTTGTGTGAGGTCGAGACCGCCGCGACGACCTCGCGCTTGACGCGGGCGAACTCGTGCGTCGCATCCTCGTCGGAATCGCTGCGCTTCTTGACCTCCGCGACGACGACGAGCTGCTCCATGCCGTCATCCGGAACGGCGATCGCCGCCACCCGGCCCCGGGTGATCTCCTGGATCGTCGCCTCGATGTCGTCGGGAGCGTGGTTACGCCCGTAGATGATCAGCAGGTCCTTGATGCGCCCGACGATGAACAGCGCTCCATCGCAGACGAAGCCCAGGTCCCCGGTCCTCAGCCAAGGCCCCTCGGGTGTGCCGGCCGACGGCTCGACCAGCACGGCGCCGAAGGTGCGCACAGTTTCGTCGGGCTTGTTCCAGTAGCCCGCGCTGACGTTGCCCCCGTGCACCCAGATCTCGCCGGTCGTGCCGTCCGGACACTCGGTGTGGGTCTCGGGATCGACGATCCGCACGGTGGGCCCTTGCAGCGCGGGGTAACCGACCAGCGCCGTCCCGGTCCCGCTCGCGCACCGTTGCGCCTGGCCGGCGGCAAGCTTCTCGGGCTCGAAGTCGACGATCTTCGGGGGTTCACCCTCCGTGCTGGTCGCCACGTACAACGTCGCTTCGGCGAGCCCGTAGGTGGGCCGCAACACGGTGTCGCGCAGGTTGAAGCGGGCAAACCGCTGCGTGAAGCGCTGGAGCGTTTCGGGGCGTACCCGTTCGGCGCCACTGATGATGACCGCCACGTTGCCCAGGTCACGCCCGGCCATGTCGTCGTCCGTCGTCTTACGGGTCGCCAGGTCGAAAGCGAAGTTGGGCGCCCCCGTCGATGCGCTGGGATAGGACGACAGCAGCTGCATCCACCGGGCCGGGCGTTCCAGAAAAGCCGCGGGGCTGGTGAGCACCGCACGGCACCCCGCGAGCACCGGTGTGCAAACACCCATGATCAAACCCAGGTCGTGATAGAAGGGCGTCCACGACACAATCGTGTGGTCGGGCGGTTCGATGCCTCCGTTTTGCGAAAAAAAGCCGGCCATCGTCAGCTTGTAATTGACCTGAAGGTTCGCATAGGAAACCATTACGCCCGCCGGCCGGCGGGTCGACCCGGACGTGTATTGCAAATACGCCATGCTTTGGTAGCTGCTTTCCCCGGTATCGAATCGGGCCGGTGCGTCCAGGTCGAGCAAATCGACCTCGATGAGCGAGGGCGCCTTTTCCCCGGGCCGGTTTGTGACATGCCGGGCGACGTCGCCGACGACGGCGGATGTGGTGAGCACGGCGATCGCCGACGCATCGCGCAGCACCGAATCCACCCGCTCATCGGCGACCCCGCCCAGCGGCACCGAAAGCGGAACCGCGATGACCCCGGCCTCCAAAGCACCCAGGAAGGCCACGATGTAGTCGAGCCCCTGGGGCGCCGATATCACGGCACGGTCCCCGGGTGAGGCACAAAGCCTGAGTTCGCGCGCGACGTTTCGCACCCGCCGATACAGCTGCGGCCAGGTCACACTTTCGGCGACGCCGGCCCAGTCCCGCTCGTAGTCGACAAACGTATATGCCACGTCGTCGGGCTGCAGAGCGGCACGTTTACGTAGCAAAACCGGAAAAGGGGTCCCAAGCACGGGCATGAGAGTACCGTGGCCGTCCGCGCTGCACCGGCGGAGCGGTTAAGTCCTTTTCTGTCGCTAAGAGTTGTTCTCCCGAACCGGCGGATCGCCGTCGGGACCCGGTTCGAGCACCTGAATTTCGCCCGTGGCGCCGTCGACCTCGACGAGGGCGCCGGACGGCAACAA is part of the Mycobacterium sp. HUMS_12744610 genome and encodes:
- a CDS encoding AMP-binding protein, with amino-acid sequence MPVLGTPFPVLLRKRAALQPDDVAYTFVDYERDWAGVAESVTWPQLYRRVRNVARELRLCASPGDRAVISAPQGLDYIVAFLGALEAGVIAVPLSVPLGGVADERVDSVLRDASAIAVLTTSAVVGDVARHVTNRPGEKAPSLIEVDLLDLDAPARFDTGESSYQSMAYLQYTSGSTRRPAGVMVSYANLQVNYKLTMAGFFSQNGGIEPPDHTIVSWTPFYHDLGLIMGVCTPVLAGCRAVLTSPAAFLERPARWMQLLSSYPSASTGAPNFAFDLATRKTTDDDMAGRDLGNVAVIISGAERVRPETLQRFTQRFARFNLRDTVLRPTYGLAEATLYVATSTEGEPPKIVDFEPEKLAAGQAQRCASGTGTALVGYPALQGPTVRIVDPETHTECPDGTTGEIWVHGGNVSAGYWNKPDETVRTFGAVLVEPSAGTPEGPWLRTGDLGFVCDGALFIVGRIKDLLIIYGRNHAPDDIEATIQEITRGRVAAIAVPDDGMEQLVVVAEVKKRSDSDEDATHEFARVKREVVAAVSTSHNLRVVDLVMVAPGSIPITTSGKIRRSACVELYRRNEFVRVNSD